The Fusarium graminearum PH-1 chromosome 2, whole genome shotgun sequence genome includes a region encoding these proteins:
- a CDS encoding D-lactate dehydrogenase, translating into MFVSRTTARALLSRRTQRLDVRRSLRISSHVRAPEIKKVAQSGSSKASGWSQPKVFAVALGAGALGWGLANLNGDGEPIWSSTPHYASVSDMEKAIRRIEEEIGIEGLISTDPEDLHAHGYSEWSTVNPDTLPVAVAYPRTTEQVSVIARICHEHRVPIIPYSGGSSLEGNFSAPYGGISVDFAYMDKIIQFNKDDMDVVVQPSIGWQDLNAKLLQMDSGLFFPVDPGPSAKIGGMIGTNCSGTNAVRYGTMKDWVINLTVVLSDGRIIKTRRRPRKSSAGYNLNGLFVGSEGTLGIVTEATLKLAAIPEQYSVAVVTFPTIRDAASAAAGVMQASVPVAAMEIMDDVQMRVINLGGATKPRVWKESPTLFFKFSGTKEGVKDNISRVKKIAAANKGGNFEFARDTAEQQLLWSARKESLWSMLSLRKDGDDVWSTDVAVPFSRLADIIEVSKKEMDDLGLFASILGHVGDGNFHESIMYNKNVPGERQKVEACVKNMVKRALDMDGTCTGEHAIGWGKKESLLWEVGPETLAVMSSVKKAFDPKWILNPGKIIDVPWENTVYHGANTAVSPNRVVKDLA; encoded by the exons ATGTTTGTCAGCAGAACCACTGCTAGAGCTCTTTTGAGCCGTCGAACTCAGAGATTGGATGTGCGACGAAGCCTCAGAATCTCTTCTCATGTTCGTGCTCCAGAGATAAAGAAGGTTGCCCAGAGCGGATCCAGTAAGGCGTCGGGATGGTCTCAACCAAAGGTCTTTGCAGTTGCACTCGGAGCAGGGGCTCTTGGATGGGGGCTTGCCAACTTGAACGGCGATGGTGAACCTATCTGGTCATCTACACCCCATTACGCCAGTGTATCTGATATGGAGAAG GCTATTCGAAGAATCGAGGAAGAGATCGGGATAGAAGGACTTATATCAACAGACCCAGAGGATTTGCATGCACATGGATACTCTGAGTGGTCTACAGTCAATCCCGACACCTTACCTGTGGCTGTGGCATACCCTAGAACAACGGAACAAGTGTCTGTGATAGCCCGGATTTGCCACGAACATCGAGTTCCCATCATTCCTTACTCTGGAGGGTCAAGCCTGGAAGGAAACTTCTCTGCCCCTTATGGAGGAATCAGTGTGGATTTCGCGTATATGGATAAGATTATCCAGttcaacaaagatgatatgGACGTTGTAGTGCAGCCCAGTATTGGCTGGCAGGACCTCAATGCCAAGCTGTTGCAGATGGATAGTGGCCTATTTTTTCCAGTGGACCCTG GCCCGTCGGCAAAGATAGGAGGCATGATCGGAACGAACTGCTCTGGAACAAACGCTGTCAGATACGGCACGATGAAGGACTGGGTCATTAATTTGACAGTTGTACTCTCTGACGGACGTATTATTAAGACTAGGAGAAGACCTCGCAAGTCGTCTGCTGGTTACAACCTGAATGGCCTGTTTGTTGGCTCTGAAGGCACACTAGGAATCGTCACAGAAG CCACGCTGAAGCTAGCAGCTATTCCGGAGCAGTATTCAGTTGCCGTTGTCACATTCCCGACCATTCGAGATGCTGCTAGTGCCGCAGCTGGAGTCATGCAGGCATCGGTTCCCGTTGCGGCTATGGAAATTATGGACGACGTCCAGATGAGAgtcatcaaccttggcggCGCTACCAAACCCCGAGTGTGGAAAGAATCACCTACCCTTTTCTTTAAGTTCTCCGGAACTAAAGAGGGAGTGAAAGACAACATCAGCCGGGTAAAGAAGATTGCCGCGGCTAACAAGGGCGGAAATTTCGAGTTTGCTCGGGATACTGCTGAGCAACAGCTGCTTTGGTCTGCCAGGAAAGAATCACTCTGGTCCATGCTTTCTCTGcgcaaagatggcgatgatgttt GGAGTACCGATGTAGCTGTCCCATTCAGCCGACTAGCTGACATTATAGAAGTTAGTAAGAAAGAGATGGacgatcttggtctcttcGCCAGCATTCTCGGCCacgttggtgatggcaacTTTCACGAGAGCATCATGTACAACAAAAACGTACCTGGCGAGCGTCAAAAGGTCGAGGCCTGTGTAAAAAACATGGTGAAGCGTGCGCTCGATATGGATGGAACTTGCACGGGAGAGCATGCCATCGGTTGGGGCAAAAAGGAGAGCTTGCTCTGGGAGGTTGGACCAGAGACTCTAGCCGTCATGTCATCGGTAAAGAAGGCATTCGATCCCAAGTGGATTTTAAACCCCGGGAAAATCATCGATGTGCCTTGGGAGAACACTGTTTATCATGGGGCAAACACAGCCGTGTCACCGAACCGCGTGGTTAAGGATTTGGCTTGA
- a CDS encoding 40S ribosomal protein S4, translating into MARGIKKHQKRLSAPSHWLLDKLSGTYAPKPSAGPHKLRDCMPLIVFIRNRLKYALNYREVKAILMQRLVKVDGKVRTDSTFPSGFMDVITIEKTGENFRLVYDTKGRFTVHRIQNEEAEYKLGKVKRVQLGRGGIPFLVTHDARTIRYPDPLIKVNDTVKIDLATGKITDFIKFDTGAVVMVTGGRNMGRVGVITHRERHDGGFNIVHVKDAIDNSFATRESNVFIIGQDKPWISLPKGKGVKLTIAEERDRRRAYAISH; encoded by the exons ATGGCCCGCGGAAT CAAGAAGCACCAGAAGCGCCTCAGCGCCCCCTCGCACTGGCTGCTTGACAAGCTGTCCGGCACCTACGCTCCCAAGCCTTCTGCCGGTCCTCACAAGCTCCGCGACTGCATGCCCCTGATCGTCTTCATCCGAAACCGACTCAAGTATGCTCTCAACTACCgcgaggtcaaggccatcctGATGCAGCGacttgtcaaggtcgacgGCAAGGTCCGCACCGATTCCACCTTCCCCTCCGGCTTCATGGACGTCATCACCATTGAGAAGACTGGCGAGAACTTCCGTCTCGTCTACGATACCAAGGGTCGATTCACCGTCCACCGAATCCAGAACGAGGAGGCCGAGTACAAGctgggcaaggtcaagcgTGTCCAGCTTGGTCGCGGTGGAATCCCATTCTTGGTCACGCACGATGCACGAAC CATCCGATACCCCGACCCTCtgatcaaggtcaacgacactgtcaagattgaCCTCGCCACTGGCAAGATCACCGACTTCATCAAGTTCGACACCGGCGCCGTCGTCATGGTCACTGGTGGTCGCAACATGGGTCGtgttggtgtcatcaccCACCGTGAGCGTCACGATGGTGGTTTCAACATCGTCCACGTCAAGGATGCCATTGACAACAGCTTCGCCACCCGTGAGAGCAACGTTTTCATCATTGGCCAGGACAAGCCCTGGATCTCTCTgcccaagggcaagggtgtCAAGCTCACCATCGCTGAGGAGCGTGACCGCCGACGCGCTTACGCCATCTCTCACTAA
- a CDS encoding fumarate hydratase → MLRSVTGRAAASGLMKSALPRVSQAAAPTCSLAPQLRLQSKSSVAGLRLSRAIHSTSVRMSQTRTESDAFGEIQVPADRYWGAQTERSLENFRINQPQDRMPPPIVKAFGILKGAAATVNMKYGLDPKIGAAIQQAAKEVADGKLIDHFPLVVWQTGSGTQSNMNANEVISNRAIEILGGTMGSKKPVHPNDHVNRSASSNDTFPTVMHIAAVLDIESELLPALRSLRDAIQKKVDEFEAKKIIKIGRTHLQDATPLTLAQEFSGYVAQLDFGIKRVESSLPDLRLLAQGGTAVGTGINTFQGFAEAIAEEVTKMTGTEFKTAPNKFEALAAHDAIVQAHGSLNTLAASLTKIAQDVRYLGSGPRCGLGELNLPENEPGSSIMPGKVNPTQCEALTMVCAQVMGNHVATTIGGMNGQFELNVYKPLVIRNLLHSSRLLTDGMRSFEKNLVAGLNANEEKIASIMKESLMLVTCLNPKIGYDMASKVAKNAHKKGLTLKQSALELNALTEEEFDTLVKPELMVGPSPYKG, encoded by the exons TCTCCAGAGCTATTCACAGCACCTCAGTCAGGATGTCTCAAACACGAACAGAAAGCGATGCCTTTGGCGAGATCCAGGTCCCCGCCGACCGCTACTGGGGAGCTCAGACGGAGCGATCCCTCGAGAACTTCCGTATCAACCAGCCCCAGGACCGCATGCCCCCACCTATTGTCAAGGCGTTTGGTATCCTGAAGGGTGCTGCCGCCACTGTTAACATGAAATATGGACTTG ACCCCAAGATCGGTGCCGCTATCCagcaggctgccaaggaggtCGCTGATGGCAAGCTCATCGACCACTTCCCTCTCGTCGTCTGGCAGACTGGCTCCGGTACTCAGTCCAACATGAACGCCAACGAGGTCATCTCCAACCGTGCCATTGAGATTCTTGGCGGTACCATGGGCAGCAAGAAGCCTGTCCACCCCAATGACCACGTCAACCGCAGCGCTTCCTCCAACGACACTTTTCCTACCGTCATGCACATTGCTGCTGTCCTCGACATTGAAAGCGAGCTCCTGCCTGCTCTCCGCAGCCTGCGCGACGCTATCCAGAAGAAGGTCGACGAgttcgaggccaagaagatcatcaagatcgGCCGTACTCACCTTCAGGACGCCACTCCTCTCACTCTCGCCCAGGAGTTCTCCGGTTACGTTGCCCAGCTCGACTTTGGCATCAAGCGTGTCGAGAGCTCTCTGCCCGACCTACGACTCCTCGCCCAGGGTGGTACCGCTGTCGGTACTGGCATCAACACTTTCCAGGGATTTGCCGAGGCTATCGCTGAGGAGGTCACAAAGATGACCGGTACTGAGTTCAAGACTGCCCCCAACAAGTTCGAGGCCCTCGCCGCCCACGACGCTATTGTCCAGGCCCACGGCTCCCTCAACACCCTGGCTGCTTCTCTTACCAAAATCGCACAAGACGTCCGATACCTTGGTAGCGGCCCCCGTTGCGGTCTTGGTGAGCTGAACCTGCCCGAGAACGAGCCTGGCAGCAGTATCATGCCTGGCAAGGTCAACCCTACCCAGTGTGAGGCCTTGACTATGGTCTGCGCCCAGGTTATGGGCAACCACGTTGCCACCACTATCGGAGGCATGAACGGCCAGTTTGAACTCAACGTTTACAAGCCTCTGGTCATTCGTAACCTGCTCCACAGCTCCCGTCTTCTGACTGACGGCATGCGCTCTTTCGAGAAGAACCTGGTTGCCGGCCTCAACGCtaacgaggagaagattgccagcatcatgaaGGAGTC GCTTATGCTTGTCACCTGCCTGAACCCCAAGATTGGATACGACATGGCTAGCAAGGTTGCCAAGAACGCTCATAAGAAGGGCCTTACCCTCAAGCAGAGTGCTCTCGAACTAAACGCTCTGACTGAGGAGGAATTTGACACTTTGGTTAAGCCTGAGCTGATGGTCGGTCCCAGTCCTTACAAGGGTTAG